The following are encoded in a window of Flavobacteriales bacterium genomic DNA:
- a CDS encoding T9SS type A sorting domain-containing protein: MTTLALAMMATAQTNLVLNGSFEDTVFCSTPTQCTLLKAVGWYNPNTATPDVWDCDLDRICGSAMYPTGPNAPYFQLSHEGDRHAGIYLMLTPNGSTREYLMTRLSAPMVAGAGYEVSLWQVRRRWRYAIDHIGVWFGQDSLFEATPNWLSVTPQMRLRHPESPYLLEGFVWEQLADTFVAQGGEQWMVIGNFDPLGTVDYIDLSPGGSPVSYAYHFIDQVAVRPIEKGTGIAPAQLQTHWQGDGWWLRWPPDLRPDRVRLFDAAGRLVYEERITAHGGTLRLSWPNGSQGIYLVVLTGTGLKLTARVAAMGR; this comes from the coding sequence TTGACCACTCTCGCCCTCGCAATGATGGCGACGGCACAGACCAACCTCGTTTTGAACGGATCCTTCGAGGACACGGTCTTCTGCTCCACACCCACCCAATGCACGCTGCTGAAAGCCGTGGGCTGGTACAACCCCAACACCGCCACGCCCGATGTGTGGGACTGCGATCTGGACCGGATCTGCGGAAGCGCCATGTACCCGACCGGACCGAACGCACCGTACTTCCAGCTTTCACATGAAGGTGATCGGCACGCGGGCATCTACCTGATGCTTACACCGAACGGCTCCACACGTGAATACCTCATGACCAGGCTCAGCGCCCCCATGGTGGCTGGTGCCGGGTACGAGGTTTCGTTGTGGCAGGTGCGCAGGCGCTGGCGCTATGCCATCGACCACATCGGGGTATGGTTCGGGCAGGACAGCCTGTTCGAGGCCACACCCAACTGGTTGAGCGTGACACCCCAGATGCGGCTGCGCCACCCGGAAAGCCCATACCTGTTGGAAGGTTTCGTGTGGGAACAATTGGCGGACACGTTCGTTGCGCAAGGCGGTGAGCAGTGGATGGTGATCGGCAACTTCGATCCGTTGGGAACGGTGGACTACATCGACCTGTCACCCGGTGGATCGCCCGTGTCCTACGCCTATCACTTCATCGACCAAGTGGCCGTGCGACCTATCGAGAAAGGAACGGGTATCGCACCGGCCCAACTGCAGACCCATTGGCAGGGCGATGGCTGGTGGCTGCGTTGGCCGCCGGACCTGCGACCGGATCGCGTGCGCCTGTTCGATGCCGCTGGCCGTTTGGTCTACGAAGAGCGGATCACAGCGCATGGAGGCACGCTCCGCTTGTCCTGGCCAAATGGCTCGCAGGGGATCTACCTGGTGGTGCTGACCGGTACCGGCTTGAAGCTGACCGCGCGCGTGGCCGCCATGGGGCGGTAG
- a CDS encoding tail fiber domain-containing protein, with product MDTTPGGKLHVLATPGSEAATALLVNQQGTTGTTYGLDVTNNEPSLGFNPGIAYGIRSRVKNAAIAYGVHSSVSNTSGQSGTNRMWGVYTYSHAFSPAIGAGGVYGGVAAAANASVNEILGGQFRIEMGPGNAHGTVRGVDAKIVPSSSTATTVHGGYFEAAKGTTGTYGVQALALGAGVGQSCGVLASGNQAGSFNYGVMASSSSIVQGSTNYAVHARVSGGTGTRYGLYAQAPVDANSYAGYFNGDVHVTGTGYHPGGVWTPSDAELKTGVEDLQGASATLAQLTPKTYHYLAQEHLSAALPEGMQAGLMAQDLQDVLPQLVREISIPALLDTLGVELAPAETIMAINYTGLVPYLIAAFNEQQKRLDQLEESLAACCAQDTDKSYQPGPMDGYGQVKQDPALERWLRIDPNPFTDATTVRYTLEHAGRVQLLVNSGDGKQLQVLHESLASAGDHRYDWHTAHLTPGVYYVTLLLDGEPLVKRAVKVR from the coding sequence ATGGATACCACGCCAGGGGGCAAGCTGCATGTGCTGGCCACGCCGGGCAGCGAAGCGGCCACGGCGTTGCTTGTGAACCAACAGGGTACGACAGGCACCACCTACGGCCTTGATGTGACGAATAATGAACCTTCGCTGGGATTCAACCCGGGTATCGCATATGGCATACGCTCCAGGGTGAAGAATGCCGCCATCGCCTATGGTGTGCATAGCTCGGTGAGCAATACATCAGGGCAGAGCGGAACGAACAGGATGTGGGGTGTTTACACCTATAGCCATGCCTTCAGTCCAGCCATTGGGGCCGGAGGCGTCTATGGGGGAGTGGCCGCTGCGGCCAATGCGAGCGTGAACGAAATTCTCGGGGGGCAGTTCCGCATCGAAATGGGACCTGGCAATGCACATGGCACCGTACGAGGTGTGGACGCGAAAATTGTCCCCAGTAGCAGTACCGCCACCACGGTCCATGGTGGATATTTCGAGGCGGCCAAGGGAACGACCGGGACCTACGGCGTTCAAGCCCTCGCGCTTGGCGCCGGTGTGGGCCAAAGTTGCGGCGTGCTTGCATCAGGCAACCAAGCTGGATCGTTCAACTATGGGGTGATGGCTTCCAGTTCGAGCATTGTCCAGGGATCCACCAACTACGCGGTACATGCAAGGGTCTCAGGAGGTACAGGAACACGCTACGGCCTTTATGCCCAAGCTCCTGTGGACGCCAACAGTTACGCGGGTTACTTCAACGGAGATGTTCACGTGACGGGGACCGGCTACCATCCTGGCGGTGTGTGGACGCCTTCCGATGCGGAGCTGAAAACGGGTGTGGAAGATCTTCAAGGGGCCAGTGCGACCCTGGCACAGCTCACACCCAAGACCTACCACTACTTGGCGCAAGAACACTTGAGCGCCGCTTTACCTGAGGGTATGCAAGCTGGCTTGATGGCCCAGGACCTTCAGGATGTCCTGCCCCAGTTGGTCCGGGAGATCAGCATTCCGGCATTGCTGGATACCCTGGGTGTTGAACTCGCGCCTGCCGAAACGATCATGGCCATCAACTACACGGGCCTGGTGCCGTACTTGATCGCGGCGTTCAATGAGCAACAGAAACGCCTCGACCAGCTTGAAGAGTCCTTGGCCGCCTGCTGCGCCCAGGACACCGACAAGTCCTACCAGCCCGGGCCGATGGACGGCTACGGCCAGGTGAAGCAGGACCCCGCCCTGGAGCGTTGGCTGCGCATCGATCCCAACCCCTTCACCGACGCCACCACCGTGCGCTACACGCTGGAACACGCGGGCCGCGTGCAACTGCTGGTGAACAGCGGCGACGGCAAACAACTCCAGGTGCTGCATGAAAGCCTGGCCTCCGCGGGCGACCACCGCTACGACTGGCACACCGCGCACCTGACGCCGGGCGTGTACTATGTGACGCTGCTGTTGGACGGCGAACCGCTGGTGAAGCGGGCGGTGAAGGTGCGGTAG
- a CDS encoding nucleoside-diphosphate kinase, with protein sequence MAGNRTFTMIKPEAVAAGQAGKIIDAITDGGYRIVALKLTRLSRQEAGTFYAVHRERPFYGELVEYMASGPIFAAILEKDNAVEDFRALIGATDPAQAAEGTIRKRFAESKARNAVHGSDSDENAEIEANFFFSGRERF encoded by the coding sequence ATGGCAGGCAACAGGACCTTTACGATGATCAAGCCCGAGGCGGTGGCCGCGGGCCAGGCCGGCAAGATCATCGACGCGATCACCGATGGCGGCTACCGCATCGTGGCCTTGAAACTCACGCGGCTGTCCCGGCAGGAGGCCGGCACCTTCTACGCCGTGCACCGCGAGCGCCCCTTCTACGGGGAACTGGTGGAGTACATGGCCAGCGGGCCCATCTTCGCCGCCATCCTGGAGAAGGACAACGCCGTGGAGGATTTCCGCGCGCTGATCGGCGCCACCGACCCGGCCCAGGCCGCCGAGGGCACCATCCGCAAGCGCTTCGCCGAAAGCAAGGCCCGCAACGCCGTGCATGGCAGCGATAGCGACGAGAACGCGGAGATCGAGGCGAATTTCTTCTTCAGCGGCAGGGAGCGGTTCTGA
- a CDS encoding bifunctional oligoribonuclease/PAP phosphatase NrnA — MSAHYASPERVAPLRELLAVPRRIAITTHYNPDGDAMGSSLGLAGVLKAMGHTVHVVPPNTPPPNLHWLPGHADILPHDKMPAQALQAMADAEIVFALDFNRTDRVHELEAALKAAPLKVLIDHHRDPEDFAQLTFSDHDVCSTCEMVYDIVEALGAASSIDRDAATCLLTGIITDTGSFRYPSTTPHTLRVAAALMEHGISTETIHHAVMDDNSEERMRLLGFTLHERLTVLPELGTAIIRLSVDDLQRFNYKPGDTEGFVNQGLAIQGVRLAAFFLERPNEVKLSLRSKGALPVDQLARAHFAGGGHRNASGGRGTDGLDNMVKRFMQVLPDFIAQHPA; from the coding sequence ATGTCCGCGCATTACGCCTCTCCCGAACGCGTCGCCCCCCTGCGCGAACTGCTGGCGGTCCCACGCCGCATCGCCATCACCACGCATTACAACCCGGATGGCGACGCCATGGGATCCAGCCTGGGGCTGGCCGGTGTGCTGAAGGCCATGGGCCACACCGTGCACGTGGTGCCGCCCAACACGCCCCCGCCCAACCTGCACTGGCTGCCGGGCCATGCGGACATCCTGCCGCACGACAAGATGCCCGCGCAAGCCCTTCAGGCCATGGCCGATGCGGAGATCGTCTTCGCGCTCGACTTCAACCGCACCGATCGTGTGCATGAGTTGGAAGCCGCATTGAAGGCCGCACCCCTCAAGGTGCTCATCGATCACCACCGCGACCCGGAGGACTTCGCACAACTCACCTTCAGCGACCATGACGTGTGCTCCACCTGCGAGATGGTGTACGACATCGTGGAAGCCCTCGGCGCCGCATCCTCGATCGATCGTGATGCGGCCACCTGCCTGCTCACCGGCATCATCACGGACACCGGATCGTTCCGCTACCCCAGCACCACGCCACACACCCTGCGCGTGGCCGCGGCGTTGATGGAACATGGCATCAGCACCGAGACCATCCACCACGCGGTGATGGACGACAACAGCGAGGAACGCATGCGTTTGCTGGGCTTCACCCTGCACGAGCGCCTCACGGTGCTGCCCGAACTGGGCACGGCGATCATCCGCCTCAGCGTGGACGATCTGCAGCGCTTCAACTACAAGCCCGGCGATACCGAGGGCTTCGTGAACCAGGGCCTCGCCATCCAAGGGGTGAGACTCGCGGCCTTTTTCCTCGAAAGACCCAACGAGGTGAAATTGAGCCTGCGGTCCAAAGGCGCCCTGCCGGTGGACCAGCTGGCGCGTGCGCACTTCGCCGGCGGTGGTCACCGCAACGCATCAGGCGGCCGTGGCACGGACGGCCTGGACAACATGGTGAAGCGTTTCATGCAAGTGCTGCCGGACTTCATCGCCCAACATCCCGCATGA
- a CDS encoding FKBP-type peptidyl-prolyl cis-trans isomerase, translating to MKVLPLAWIGLAMACGGGDGRSPVTHREVPDQETRIQENRDAIRLEDRDLKLYAQREGLELQATGGGVRYRLWRDVEGPVVRPGEWAIVNYRLQLLNGDTIFASTPGRPEAFLVEMDDVESGLHEGIQLMSPGDSAILLIPSYRAHGLIGDMDRIPPRSTVIYHIGLVKVSGKPQGK from the coding sequence ATGAAAGTCCTTCCACTCGCCTGGATCGGTCTGGCCATGGCCTGTGGCGGCGGTGATGGTCGTTCGCCCGTGACGCATCGCGAAGTACCCGACCAGGAGACGCGCATCCAGGAGAACCGCGACGCCATCCGGCTGGAGGACCGCGACCTCAAGCTTTATGCGCAGCGTGAAGGATTGGAGCTGCAGGCCACGGGTGGAGGTGTGCGGTACCGGCTGTGGCGCGATGTGGAAGGTCCGGTGGTGCGGCCGGGCGAGTGGGCCATCGTGAACTACCGCCTGCAACTGCTGAATGGGGATACCATCTTCGCCAGCACACCCGGCAGGCCCGAAGCCTTCCTGGTGGAGATGGACGATGTGGAGAGCGGCCTGCACGAGGGCATCCAGCTGATGTCGCCCGGCGACAGCGCCATCCTGCTGATACCGTCCTACCGCGCGCATGGCCTCATCGGCGACATGGACCGCATCCCGCCGCGCAGCACGGTCATCTACCACATCGGCCTGGTGAAGGTCTCCGGCAAGCCCCAGGGCAAATGA
- a CDS encoding FKBP-type peptidyl-prolyl cis-trans isomerase, which yields MSRRPVLLGLVPLLLAACSRSPYPDYKRVDRDIHIRLLALGDGDERAVDGDSIELDLRIAAWGGEPGSWYSTRRWYAAKDLRQEAFTEVLQRLRSGDSLSMITTAARLPWEQLAPGAHATPADTTRMILEVALRTIRTPAMIRAEAERLRITDPEAYERRLIEAWVARTGDVYEPWGTSLLRYRITGVARDTARIQMGDPVLVEWRGERLEDGVVIDDTGRNGQPFSFRYGDPDQVMKGIETAVMLLREGQEGSFVIPSAMAFGARGIDGLVEPHSPVVYTVRLLRVERGT from the coding sequence ATGAGCCGTCGTCCGGTGTTGTTGGGCCTTGTGCCCTTGCTGCTGGCCGCCTGCTCGCGTTCGCCCTACCCGGACTACAAGCGCGTGGACCGCGACATCCACATCAGGTTGCTGGCTTTGGGCGATGGCGATGAGCGTGCGGTGGACGGCGACAGCATCGAACTCGATCTGCGCATCGCGGCCTGGGGCGGGGAGCCGGGCTCCTGGTACAGTACGCGCCGCTGGTATGCCGCGAAGGATCTGCGGCAGGAGGCTTTCACCGAAGTGCTGCAGCGCCTGCGTTCCGGCGACAGCCTGAGCATGATCACCACGGCCGCACGATTGCCCTGGGAGCAGTTGGCACCCGGGGCCCACGCCACACCGGCCGATACCACCCGCATGATCCTTGAAGTGGCCCTGCGCACCATCCGCACACCGGCCATGATCCGCGCCGAGGCCGAACGCCTGCGCATCACCGATCCCGAAGCCTACGAGCGGCGGCTCATCGAAGCCTGGGTGGCGCGGACCGGTGATGTCTATGAGCCCTGGGGCACCAGCCTGTTGCGTTACCGCATCACAGGCGTGGCGCGTGACACCGCACGTATACAAATGGGCGATCCGGTGCTGGTGGAATGGCGCGGCGAAAGACTGGAGGACGGTGTGGTGATCGACGACACCGGCCGCAACGGGCAGCCTTTCAGCTTCCGCTATGGCGATCCCGACCAGGTGATGAAAGGCATTGAAACGGCGGTGATGCTGCTGCGCGAAGGGCAGGAGGGAAGCTTCGTCATCCCCAGTGCCATGGCCTTCGGTGCACGCGGCATCGATGGACTGGTGGAGCCGCACAGCCCGGTGGTGTACACCGTGCGACTGCTGCGCGTGGAGCGCGGAACGTGA
- a CDS encoding SAM-dependent methyltransferase — protein MPVWLGEAGGVEQLPPENLAIAGRIGLWFAEEEKTARRMLRRMLPTIDLAAQEIHRFDKDSDDHDAQRLIALLRDGRDAAILSEAGMPGIADPGAKLVRAAHAQGITVVPLTGPSSLLLALAASGLNGQAFTFHGYLPRDARERRQAIQRLEREAQRTGAAQLFIETPYRNDAMMEDLLRSCVPGTLLAVAVDLTQPSGSVVTHDIATWRKVYRPIGKRPAVFILGV, from the coding sequence ATGCCCGTGTGGCTGGGCGAGGCCGGCGGTGTGGAGCAACTGCCTCCGGAGAACCTGGCCATCGCGGGGCGCATCGGCTTGTGGTTCGCCGAGGAGGAGAAGACCGCACGGCGGATGTTGCGGCGCATGCTGCCCACCATCGACCTCGCCGCGCAGGAGATCCACCGCTTCGACAAGGACAGCGACGACCACGATGCGCAGCGGTTGATCGCCTTGCTGCGCGATGGGCGCGACGCGGCGATCCTCAGCGAGGCGGGCATGCCGGGCATCGCCGACCCGGGCGCCAAGCTGGTGCGCGCGGCACATGCGCAAGGCATCACCGTGGTGCCACTCACCGGTCCATCTTCCTTGTTGCTCGCGCTCGCCGCTTCCGGCTTGAATGGACAGGCCTTCACCTTTCATGGCTATTTGCCGCGCGACGCACGCGAACGGCGGCAGGCCATCCAGCGCCTGGAAAGGGAGGCGCAACGCACTGGTGCCGCACAGCTCTTCATTGAAACGCCCTACCGCAACGATGCGATGATGGAGGATCTGCTGCGCAGCTGCGTGCCCGGCACGCTGCTCGCCGTGGCGGTGGACCTGACCCAACCCAGCGGTTCGGTGGTCACCCACGACATCGCCACCTGGCGCAAGGTGTACCGGCCCATCGGCAAGCGGCCGGCGGTGTTCATCCTGGGCGTGTGA
- a CDS encoding low molecular weight phosphotyrosine protein phosphatase, translating into MKILTVCLGNICRSPMAEGVLRHRARERGITIVTDSAGTGDYHVGEAPDKRAIAAMRRQGIDISDLRARQFSVEDYQRFDLIVTMDASNTRNVLRLAPDQTLARKVKPILDYAPHLPHREVPDPYYGGEEGFDEVYDMLVEACDAVLDEVEGPAYRR; encoded by the coding sequence ATGAAGATCCTCACCGTCTGCCTGGGCAACATCTGCCGCAGCCCCATGGCCGAGGGCGTGCTGCGGCATCGCGCGCGTGAACGCGGCATCACCATCGTCACCGACAGCGCCGGCACAGGCGATTACCACGTGGGCGAAGCGCCCGACAAACGCGCCATCGCGGCCATGCGGCGGCAGGGCATCGACATCAGCGACCTGCGCGCACGGCAATTCAGCGTGGAGGACTACCAGCGCTTCGACCTGATCGTGACCATGGACGCGAGCAACACGCGCAACGTGTTGCGCCTGGCGCCGGACCAGACCTTGGCGAGGAAGGTGAAGCCCATCCTGGACTATGCGCCGCACCTGCCGCATCGCGAAGTGCCCGATCCCTACTATGGCGGTGAAGAAGGATTCGATGAGGTGTACGACATGTTGGTGGAGGCCTGTGATGCTGTTCTGGATGAAGTTGAGGGGCCTGCCTACCGCAGGTAG
- a CDS encoding T9SS type A sorting domain-containing protein codes for MGRHGTGHDRSELDSTEVAQLQALINGKHDRPAVWAQNILCFHYGLCRPPYTGGGNLAPKALPYTPKEVVETPRPTLMLYPNPATIYVTMYYDLKADADHSRMLIRDIGGREVAQRRLGHAEGQVVLDTRRMPPGVYTIELHNAGQRQLTEKLVVRP; via the coding sequence ATGGGAAGGCATGGTACCGGCCACGATAGGAGCGAACTGGACAGCACCGAGGTGGCCCAGCTGCAAGCCTTGATCAATGGCAAACACGACCGCCCGGCGGTGTGGGCGCAAAACATCCTGTGTTTCCACTACGGCCTGTGCCGCCCACCTTACACAGGTGGTGGCAACCTGGCGCCCAAAGCCCTGCCCTATACGCCCAAGGAAGTGGTGGAGACACCACGGCCCACCCTGATGTTGTACCCCAACCCGGCAACCATTTACGTGACCATGTACTACGACCTGAAGGCCGATGCGGACCACAGCCGCATGTTGATCCGGGACATCGGGGGAAGGGAAGTGGCGCAACGCCGCTTGGGCCATGCCGAGGGACAGGTGGTGTTGGACACCCGCCGCATGCCTCCTGGCGTTTACACCATTGAACTCCACAACGCAGGCCAACGCCAACTCACGGAAAAACTGGTGGTGCGACCCTGA